A single Polynucleobacter acidiphobus DNA region contains:
- a CDS encoding haloacid dehalogenase type II, whose amino-acid sequence MKPTVLAFDVFGTVVDWHGSIAAEVSQLIPQVDPIAFASAWRSGYKPAMARVRSGELGWTRIDDLHRMILDQVLDDLKIDHLTESQKKHLNLAWHRLKPWPDTVRGLTLLKQDFTIVTLSNGNLGLLANMAKNGGLPWDLILSAEVFRHYKPDPETYLGVCQTFDLEPQDVMLVAAHKDDLEAAHACGLQTAFIERPTEFGPRVIRADLGQESWTTYHAKDFIDLSNQLKAVS is encoded by the coding sequence ATGAAACCAACCGTACTAGCCTTTGATGTATTTGGAACAGTGGTCGATTGGCATGGCTCGATTGCGGCTGAGGTCTCTCAACTGATTCCCCAGGTGGACCCCATTGCTTTTGCCAGCGCCTGGCGCTCCGGCTATAAACCTGCCATGGCAAGAGTCCGCAGTGGCGAGTTGGGCTGGACTCGGATTGACGATCTGCATCGGATGATTTTGGATCAAGTGCTAGATGATCTAAAAATTGATCATCTAACCGAATCTCAAAAGAAACATCTCAACCTGGCCTGGCACCGATTAAAACCATGGCCAGATACGGTGCGCGGTTTAACACTCCTAAAACAAGACTTTACGATCGTCACCCTGTCAAACGGTAATTTAGGTTTGCTTGCCAATATGGCAAAAAATGGTGGCTTACCTTGGGATCTGATTCTCTCCGCTGAAGTGTTTCGGCACTACAAACCCGATCCAGAGACCTATCTGGGTGTTTGCCAAACCTTTGACCTAGAGCCCCAAGACGTGATGCTAGTTGCCGCCCATAAAGACGATTTAGAAGCTGCGCATGCTTGTGGCTTGCAAACGGCCTTTATTGAGCGGCCCACTGAATTTGGACCGAGGGTGATTCGAGCGGACCTTGGGCAAGAGTCCTGGACTACCTACCATGCTAAAGACTTTATTGACCTGTCAAACCAACTAAAAGCCGTCTCGTAA
- a CDS encoding MEKHLA domain-containing protein — translation MPFSRVEPGLDNQFMPIEAQLILDSYEHFLGKSCIELTSSTNAAQVLYEAPFAVVAHDTQADPIFGYANRIAQNVFEMAWAEITSIPSRQSAEPVLQEERQSLLQRVQQFGFIDDYSGIRISKTGKRFWIRNATVWNLIDTNGVQVGQAARFDHWDYLSA, via the coding sequence ATGCCGTTCTCCCGCGTTGAGCCAGGTCTTGATAATCAATTTATGCCCATCGAGGCCCAGTTGATCTTGGATAGCTATGAGCATTTTTTAGGTAAGTCTTGCATTGAATTAACTAGTTCAACGAATGCAGCGCAAGTGCTTTATGAAGCCCCTTTTGCGGTGGTAGCGCACGATACGCAAGCCGATCCAATCTTTGGCTACGCCAATCGCATAGCTCAGAATGTATTTGAAATGGCTTGGGCTGAAATCACATCGATTCCATCACGCCAATCGGCAGAGCCGGTCTTACAAGAAGAGCGCCAATCCTTATTGCAGCGCGTGCAACAGTTTGGTTTTATCGATGATTACTCCGGAATTCGGATATCCAAGACTGGCAAACGGTTTTGGATTCGTAATGCCACGGTCTGGAATTTAATCGACACGAATGGAGTACAGGTGGGTCAAGCCGCCCGATTTGATCACTGGGATTATTTGTCAGCCTAA
- a CDS encoding cryptochrome/photolyase family protein, producing the protein MRNLILVLGDQLNRDASAFDGFDPKQDAVWMAEVDEESTHIWSSKQRIALFVSAMRHFAESLRQEKVVLHYSKLDDPSNTQMLEGELLRVTGQSKPNRLIMTAPGDWRVLEKIKQLSLQTGIELEIREDRYFFSTVREFFEHAKGRKQLRLEYWYRELRKKHSVLMDGDSPTGGEWNFDSENRSSFGKEGPPPIPPPLRLKPDHITQEVIKLVESRFASHPGSIAASTSGFGWPVDRQQALRVLNDFIQNRLPEFGLYQDAMWTDEPWLFHSHIASALNLKLLSAQEVVTAAEKAYHQGRAPIAAVEGFIRQILGWREYVRGIYWMNMPKYLELNALNANQALPAFFWDGNTPMHCLSQTITQSLRTGYAHHIQRLMVTGLYALLLGVKPKEIHAWYLSMYVDAVEWVELPNVIGMSQFADGGLMASKPYIATGKYIDRMSNYCKQCVFNPDQSTGPNACPFTTLYWDFLIRHESAMSKNPRMLMQVRNLGRMTDQTKQAIQDKAAELRDL; encoded by the coding sequence ATGCGAAACCTAATCCTCGTTCTTGGCGACCAGCTCAATCGGGATGCGAGCGCGTTTGATGGATTTGATCCTAAGCAAGATGCGGTGTGGATGGCAGAAGTGGATGAAGAATCCACCCACATTTGGTCTTCAAAGCAACGTATTGCATTATTTGTTAGTGCGATGCGGCATTTTGCAGAGTCGTTACGTCAAGAAAAAGTTGTCTTGCATTACAGCAAGCTCGATGATCCTAGCAATACCCAAATGCTTGAGGGTGAGCTTTTAAGGGTCACTGGTCAATCTAAACCGAACCGTTTGATCATGACTGCCCCTGGGGATTGGCGTGTTCTCGAGAAAATCAAGCAGCTATCCTTGCAAACCGGCATTGAACTAGAAATCCGTGAGGATCGGTATTTTTTCTCGACCGTTCGGGAGTTTTTTGAACATGCCAAAGGTCGTAAGCAACTGCGATTGGAGTATTGGTATCGCGAGCTTCGCAAAAAGCATAGCGTCCTCATGGATGGGGACTCCCCTACTGGTGGCGAATGGAACTTTGATTCCGAAAACCGCTCCTCCTTTGGCAAAGAGGGTCCCCCACCCATCCCGCCACCATTACGCCTAAAGCCCGATCACATTACCCAAGAGGTGATCAAACTGGTTGAGAGTCGCTTTGCATCTCATCCGGGTTCGATCGCCGCAAGCACTTCTGGCTTTGGCTGGCCGGTCGATCGGCAACAGGCTCTGCGTGTCTTGAATGACTTTATTCAAAATCGTCTTCCAGAGTTTGGCCTGTACCAAGACGCGATGTGGACTGATGAGCCGTGGTTATTTCATTCGCATATCGCAAGCGCCCTAAATCTCAAGTTGCTATCGGCTCAAGAAGTAGTAACTGCTGCAGAGAAAGCCTATCATCAGGGTCGCGCGCCGATTGCTGCAGTGGAGGGCTTTATTCGTCAAATCTTAGGCTGGCGCGAATATGTCCGCGGCATCTATTGGATGAACATGCCAAAGTATCTTGAACTCAATGCGTTAAACGCCAATCAAGCTCTACCGGCATTCTTCTGGGACGGCAATACCCCAATGCATTGTCTGTCGCAAACCATTACCCAGAGTTTGCGTACAGGCTATGCACACCATATTCAACGACTCATGGTTACCGGTCTCTACGCCCTACTTCTTGGAGTCAAGCCAAAGGAGATTCATGCGTGGTATCTGAGTATGTATGTGGATGCCGTTGAGTGGGTTGAGCTCCCCAATGTCATTGGCATGAGCCAGTTTGCGGATGGAGGTTTAATGGCAAGCAAGCCTTATATTGCAACCGGCAAATACATTGATCGTATGAGTAACTATTGCAAGCAATGCGTCTTTAATCCCGATCAATCCACTGGTCCTAATGCCTGTCCATTTACCACGCTGTATTGGGATTTTCTGATTCGTCATGAGAGCGCCATGAGCAAGAATCCGCGCATGCTCATGCAGGTTCGCAATCTTGGGCGCATGACCGATCAAACCAAACAGGCAATTCAAGATAAAGCCGCTGAGCTTCGCGATCTTTAG
- a CDS encoding GNAT family N-acetyltransferase, giving the protein MQLVNPMDYSIEVDQQTIWIKNQNTTIAYCWYSNNGDIEYIYVQPMYRLMGFGRKLVQEVQRITGKVGVPHEPVSPMGQRFFAALEKYS; this is encoded by the coding sequence ATGCAATTAGTCAACCCCATGGACTATTCAATCGAAGTTGATCAGCAAACGATTTGGATTAAGAACCAAAACACCACAATCGCTTACTGCTGGTATTCCAATAACGGTGATATTGAGTACATCTATGTTCAACCCATGTACCGGCTAATGGGTTTTGGTCGTAAGCTGGTGCAGGAGGTCCAACGCATTACTGGTAAAGTCGGCGTCCCGCATGAACCTGTATCGCCGATGGGGCAACGTTTTTTTGCTGCACTCGAGAAATATTCTTAA
- a CDS encoding heavy-metal-associated domain-containing protein, with protein MANLTIEIENLKCGGCENTIVKGLKAITGVQAVTVDHANRAVVLDADSNLRQQIVDKLLSMGYPEKGSVAGLDKGIATAKSFVSCAIGRIG; from the coding sequence ATGGCAAATCTAACGATTGAAATTGAGAACCTAAAATGCGGTGGCTGTGAGAACACCATCGTGAAGGGCTTAAAAGCGATTACAGGTGTCCAAGCGGTCACAGTCGATCATGCAAATAGAGCCGTTGTTCTGGATGCGGACTCTAATTTGCGCCAGCAGATTGTTGATAAGTTACTCAGTATGGGCTACCCAGAAAAGGGCTCTGTCGCGGGTCTTGATAAAGGAATTGCGACTGCTAAGTCATTTGTGAGTTGCGCGATCGGCCGCATCGGCTAA
- a CDS encoding SemiSWEET transporter gives MFHIDIIGYLAALLTTFSFLVQAIQSWRSRDLSGISLGMYSMFTLGVALWLIYGIVIESWPLIVTNALTFLFALSILLMKLKQMSK, from the coding sequence ATGTTTCATATTGACATCATTGGATACTTAGCCGCTTTGCTGACCACCTTCTCCTTTCTGGTTCAAGCCATCCAATCTTGGCGAAGCAGAGATCTCTCGGGCATCTCACTTGGCATGTACAGCATGTTTACCCTAGGGGTGGCATTGTGGTTAATCTATGGCATTGTGATTGAGAGTTGGCCCTTAATTGTGACCAATGCCTTAACCTTCTTATTTGCCCTGAGCATCTTGCTCATGAAACTAAAACAAATGTCAAAATAA
- the selD gene encoding selenide, water dikinase SelD, translated as MTLNAYNGRLTSLSHGGGCGCKIAPGVLSDILRASPLKMIPSALLAGSENNEDAAVYQINDHQAIVATTDFFMPIVDDPFDFGRIAATNAISDIYAMGAQPLFALALLGMPINVLPLEVIQKIIAGGESVCQSAGIPIAGGHSIDTVEPIYGLVAIGIVDPANLKRNSGAEEGDVIILSKPLGVGILSAALKKERLSAKGYESMIAYTTQLNLPGIALSKMPEVHALTDVTGFGLAGHLLEMSRGANLRANLNWSDIPLIAEAVEFVKEDIYTGASTRNWQAYGGEISFSSDTQPWQQHLLTDPQTSGGLLIACAPDAKDQVLGLLHRSGFHEARAIGHFGGGQGLAMT; from the coding sequence ATGACCCTTAATGCATACAACGGACGCCTGACCTCACTCTCGCATGGAGGTGGCTGTGGCTGCAAAATTGCCCCCGGCGTCTTGAGTGATATCTTGCGAGCCTCACCCCTCAAAATGATTCCATCTGCTTTGTTGGCTGGCTCAGAAAATAATGAGGATGCAGCGGTTTATCAAATTAATGATCATCAGGCGATTGTGGCTACAACAGACTTCTTTATGCCAATCGTCGATGATCCCTTTGACTTTGGTCGAATCGCTGCCACTAATGCGATTTCAGATATTTATGCGATGGGTGCTCAGCCCTTATTTGCGCTCGCCTTGCTAGGTATGCCAATCAATGTGTTACCCCTGGAGGTGATTCAGAAGATCATCGCGGGCGGCGAGTCAGTATGTCAATCAGCGGGGATTCCCATTGCTGGTGGGCATTCGATTGATACGGTTGAGCCTATCTATGGCTTGGTTGCGATTGGTATTGTTGATCCGGCCAACTTGAAGCGCAACAGCGGTGCAGAAGAGGGGGATGTAATCATTTTGAGTAAACCCCTGGGGGTTGGTATTTTGAGTGCCGCTCTTAAGAAAGAGCGTTTATCAGCCAAGGGATATGAGTCAATGATTGCCTACACCACTCAGCTAAATCTGCCTGGTATAGCCCTCTCAAAGATGCCAGAAGTTCATGCCCTGACCGACGTCACGGGCTTTGGCTTGGCAGGGCATCTTTTGGAGATGAGTCGCGGGGCAAACCTGAGAGCCAATTTGAACTGGAGTGATATTCCACTCATTGCCGAGGCGGTGGAGTTTGTTAAAGAAGATATCTATACCGGCGCCTCAACCCGAAATTGGCAAGCTTATGGTGGGGAGATTTCGTTTAGTTCAGATACACAACCCTGGCAACAGCATTTATTGACCGATCCACAAACCAGTGGTGGCTTACTGATTGCTTGTGCACCGGATGCCAAAGACCAGGTTCTGGGTTTGCTCCATCGCTCGGGATTTCATGAGGCGAGAGCAATTGGCCATTTTGGGGGCGGTCAAGGCCTTGCCATGACCTAG
- a CDS encoding extracellular solute-binding protein has translation MKNLRSILSILTLSLLLSTAAYAQKSIVVSSTTSTEQSGLFGHILPPFEKKTGIQVKVVAVGTGQALDIGRRGDADVVMVHDKVAEEKFVAEGFADKRIEVMYNDFVLIGPKSDPAKVAGGKDIQAALKKIADSKSTFVSRGDKSGTHAAELRYWKGAGVEVSPTMPWYKETGSGMGPALNTASGMNGYILSDRATWLTFKNRGDLAILVQGDPKLFNQYGVMLVSPAKHPKVKKAEGQAFIDWITSKEGQDTIASYKVGGEQLFFPNAK, from the coding sequence ATGAAAAATCTTCGCTCTATTCTTTCTATACTGACCCTCTCTTTATTGCTGTCCACCGCTGCGTATGCACAAAAGAGCATCGTTGTTTCTTCGACCACTTCGACGGAGCAATCGGGTTTATTTGGCCATATCCTGCCGCCCTTTGAGAAGAAGACCGGGATTCAGGTCAAAGTCGTTGCAGTGGGAACAGGGCAGGCTCTGGACATTGGCCGCCGCGGTGATGCCGATGTGGTAATGGTCCACGATAAAGTTGCTGAGGAGAAATTTGTTGCCGAAGGATTTGCCGATAAGCGGATTGAAGTGATGTATAACGACTTTGTCTTAATTGGACCGAAGAGCGATCCAGCCAAAGTTGCTGGTGGCAAAGATATTCAAGCGGCCCTTAAGAAAATCGCTGACAGTAAGTCAACCTTTGTATCGCGAGGCGACAAGAGTGGAACTCATGCGGCAGAACTTCGATATTGGAAAGGTGCTGGGGTTGAAGTATCACCCACCATGCCTTGGTATAAAGAAACTGGATCTGGAATGGGTCCTGCCTTAAACACGGCATCCGGTATGAATGGTTATATCTTGTCGGACCGAGCAACCTGGCTCACCTTTAAGAACCGCGGTGATCTGGCTATTTTGGTACAAGGCGATCCCAAGCTCTTTAATCAGTATGGCGTGATGCTGGTAAGCCCAGCCAAACATCCCAAGGTCAAAAAAGCCGAAGGCCAGGCCTTTATCGATTGGATTACCTCAAAAGAAGGTCAAGATACGATTGCCAGCTATAAGGTGGGCGGCGAGCAGTTATTTTTCCCAAACGCCAAGTAA
- a CDS encoding thiol-disulfide oxidoreductase DCC family protein, giving the protein MSQTLLPLTLFYDGACPLCQAEILYLQTRNQQQLLQFVDVNSSAFDPERVGVSCQAALDQMVGQIEGQAPIHGVPVFAEAYRRANLPILAWLFSRKSLRPILNLGYRIFAKNRHAISGAIGPFALKLVKRMTQSPR; this is encoded by the coding sequence ATGAGTCAAACCTTATTGCCGCTGACCCTGTTCTATGATGGCGCCTGCCCACTGTGTCAGGCAGAGATTCTTTATCTGCAGACCCGCAATCAACAGCAATTACTTCAATTTGTCGATGTCAACAGCAGCGCATTCGACCCAGAGCGCGTTGGCGTTTCGTGCCAGGCTGCGCTTGATCAGATGGTTGGGCAAATTGAGGGGCAGGCCCCGATTCATGGCGTCCCTGTCTTTGCAGAGGCCTATCGGCGTGCCAATCTACCCATCTTAGCTTGGCTATTTTCAAGAAAATCTCTGAGACCCATTTTGAACCTAGGGTATCGGATCTTTGCAAAGAATCGTCATGCGATATCAGGTGCCATCGGACCCTTCGCATTAAAACTGGTCAAGCGGATGACTCAATCACCCCGGTGA
- a CDS encoding DUF748 domain-containing protein, producing the protein MKILKMLTILIVLAIATAIGVAYYTASKLDGYVKRSIENYATQSLGTKVTVGEVNLSLRQTQATIRDLEVANPPGFEGAHAFKAGTIEIALNPKESKLDSVVIDRVLLNHPSVRYVKTKDSDNLSVLQNHAKQYSAANQKEDTQNKSDKASNSRQPRILIKQFDIQGADLVYQDMRILGTSVNLKLDDIQIINIDTGKDGAGTKEAVGKIIDAIIPVVKNAALKSVNSYLNIASDTLRDVTGNAQQYGKDAINTIKKLFQK; encoded by the coding sequence ATGAAAATTCTGAAGATGCTAACAATTTTGATCGTACTGGCGATAGCAACTGCAATTGGTGTCGCGTACTACACGGCCAGTAAATTGGATGGGTATGTAAAGCGTTCGATCGAGAACTATGCCACGCAATCCCTTGGCACAAAAGTAACGGTTGGAGAGGTTAATCTTAGTCTGCGTCAAACCCAAGCAACGATTCGTGATCTGGAGGTTGCCAACCCTCCGGGTTTTGAAGGGGCTCATGCATTTAAAGCGGGAACGATTGAGATTGCGCTAAACCCTAAGGAATCCAAATTAGACTCCGTAGTGATTGATCGCGTGCTCTTGAATCATCCGAGTGTGCGCTATGTCAAAACGAAAGATTCAGACAATCTATCGGTTCTACAAAATCATGCCAAGCAATATAGTGCAGCCAACCAAAAGGAAGATACTCAAAACAAAAGCGATAAGGCGAGTAATTCTAGGCAGCCACGCATTCTCATAAAGCAATTTGATATTCAAGGGGCTGATCTGGTGTATCAGGATATGCGAATCCTAGGCACAAGCGTTAACCTTAAGTTAGATGACATTCAAATCATAAATATTGATACCGGTAAAGATGGTGCAGGAACCAAAGAAGCCGTCGGAAAAATCATCGATGCCATCATTCCAGTAGTCAAGAATGCGGCCCTAAAAAGTGTTAATAGTTATTTGAATATTGCTTCTGATACTTTGCGGGACGTGACGGGTAACGCCCAGCAATACGGTAAGGATGCGATTAACACCATCAAGAAGCTTTTTCAAAAATAA
- the trxC gene encoding thioredoxin TrxC, with protein MLIQCPSCNKLNRLSPEKVASKPICGSCQHDLFSAPIEANTGDFGELIQQTQIPVIVDFWAPWCGPCKMFAPTFNQLAKKYTNQVLFVKLNTEEEQGIAAQFGIRSIPTLAFFKGGKETNRVSGALGHGDLDRYIQQQLTV; from the coding sequence ATGCTGATTCAATGCCCGTCATGTAACAAATTAAACCGCTTATCCCCTGAAAAAGTGGCTAGCAAGCCGATTTGCGGTAGTTGCCAGCACGACCTCTTCTCCGCACCGATCGAGGCGAATACAGGTGACTTTGGGGAGCTAATTCAACAAACTCAGATACCCGTTATCGTGGATTTCTGGGCACCATGGTGTGGGCCTTGCAAAATGTTTGCGCCCACCTTCAATCAGCTTGCTAAAAAATACACCAATCAAGTTTTGTTTGTGAAACTCAATACCGAGGAGGAACAGGGTATTGCTGCTCAGTTTGGGATCCGATCTATCCCCACCCTCGCATTCTTTAAGGGTGGAAAAGAAACGAATCGAGTCAGTGGCGCACTAGGGCATGGAGATCTGGATCGCTATATCCAACAGCAATTGACCGTGTGA
- a CDS encoding class I SAM-dependent methyltransferase, translated as MTSIDFSKDAAQFWDKRFSQSEYVFGREPNAYLKIQASKYVKPGANALCVADGEGRNSVWLAKQGMTVEAFDISPVAVEKAKELAKHEQVSVAFSIASTHSWEWKPEHYDLIAAIFIQFATPNMRVDLFAQMRDSLKPGGYLILQGYTPKQLDYKTGGPPSIDHLYTTELIQDLLRGMEICDWQEYEAEIHEGEGHRGMSALMGVVARKR; from the coding sequence ATGACGAGTATTGATTTCAGTAAAGATGCAGCCCAATTCTGGGATAAACGTTTTTCTCAGTCCGAGTATGTGTTTGGTAGAGAGCCAAATGCCTATTTAAAGATTCAGGCATCAAAGTATGTGAAGCCTGGTGCTAATGCCCTATGTGTCGCTGATGGTGAGGGGCGTAATAGTGTGTGGTTAGCAAAGCAGGGAATGACGGTGGAGGCCTTTGATATATCGCCGGTAGCGGTAGAAAAAGCAAAGGAGTTAGCAAAACACGAACAAGTATCGGTTGCCTTCAGTATTGCCAGTACCCATTCTTGGGAATGGAAACCCGAGCACTACGATTTGATCGCAGCTATTTTTATTCAGTTTGCAACCCCCAATATGCGCGTTGATCTATTTGCCCAAATGCGCGATTCCTTAAAACCCGGCGGATATTTAATCCTTCAAGGCTATACGCCCAAGCAATTGGATTACAAGACTGGTGGCCCACCGAGCATTGACCACCTTTACACCACTGAATTAATTCAGGACCTCTTAAGAGGGATGGAGATCTGCGATTGGCAAGAATACGAAGCGGAAATCCATGAGGGTGAGGGGCACCGTGGAATGTCCGCTCTCATGGGCGTCGTCGCTCGCAAACGCTAA
- a CDS encoding MOSC domain-containing protein yields the protein MAIRLETISAGLAKPLWVRDGEDLRTVISAINKTPISTITQPRTIQVISTGIVGDEQADPQVHGGTEKALYMYPQEHYPFWSSLLSESKGQSIHLEHGYLGENLTISGLSEYDVYVGDRLRIGTIECAVTKLREPCYKFTAKTGLATAAKAMIQGARSGWYLRVLQEGRIQAGDAVMVIPGPRECSIGQQNLALLHRGD from the coding sequence ATGGCAATTCGTCTAGAAACCATTAGTGCTGGGCTGGCAAAACCCTTGTGGGTTCGTGACGGAGAGGACCTCCGTACGGTCATATCAGCTATCAACAAAACTCCAATTAGCACCATCACTCAACCCCGGACGATTCAAGTTATATCAACCGGCATTGTTGGTGATGAGCAAGCCGATCCTCAAGTGCATGGAGGGACTGAAAAAGCCCTCTATATGTATCCGCAAGAGCATTATCCCTTTTGGTCCTCGCTACTCTCTGAGTCCAAAGGCCAATCCATTCATTTAGAGCATGGCTACTTGGGTGAGAACCTAACCATTAGTGGTCTTAGTGAGTACGATGTCTACGTTGGCGATCGCCTTCGCATTGGTACCATTGAATGCGCGGTTACGAAATTACGCGAGCCCTGCTATAAGTTCACAGCGAAGACCGGTCTTGCAACAGCAGCTAAGGCCATGATCCAAGGCGCTCGCAGCGGTTGGTACCTTCGCGTACTGCAAGAAGGACGAATTCAAGCAGGCGATGCCGTCATGGTTATTCCTGGGCCTCGCGAATGCTCAATCGGCCAACAAAATCTTGCGCTACTTCACCGGGGTGATTGA
- a CDS encoding ChaN family lipoprotein — protein sequence MNAIKKIYLGCCLLLVSIATTASPIIDLRSQTAINQDQLTAELISANYILLGELHDNPHHHEARGRLIAAIASKKYVAVVEYLPNGPLVRWTGSTLQSLEQAGFSSKAWPWKLYQPLFEAIRVSGFPLYGSNLDRSISKTIFSGGPIPAAMESDYQKSALTGEAKRSLEKDLIDGHCGKLPAQYLEPMFRVQRLTDISMAQIMMRHSPAILFAGNGHIRNDYGVPQVLRSLDPSKKRVSVGFVEEDRHNPKALAELAKLYDFVWITPSIERADPCATLHFGKSESSK from the coding sequence ATGAATGCCATTAAGAAAATTTATTTAGGCTGCTGCCTTCTTTTGGTGAGTATTGCTACGACGGCAAGTCCAATCATTGATCTTCGTAGTCAGACCGCCATTAATCAAGATCAGTTGACTGCCGAGCTCATCAGCGCTAACTATATTTTGCTTGGCGAGCTCCACGATAACCCCCATCACCACGAGGCACGCGGTCGATTGATTGCTGCAATTGCCAGCAAAAAATATGTAGCGGTTGTTGAGTATCTACCCAACGGTCCATTGGTCCGATGGACTGGATCGACTCTGCAGTCTCTCGAGCAAGCAGGATTCTCCTCAAAGGCATGGCCTTGGAAGCTTTATCAACCCCTATTTGAAGCGATTCGGGTATCTGGATTCCCGCTCTATGGCTCTAATTTAGATCGTTCAATTTCCAAAACCATCTTCTCTGGTGGGCCCATCCCAGCTGCAATGGAATCGGATTACCAAAAAAGTGCTTTGACAGGTGAGGCAAAACGCAGTCTTGAGAAGGATTTGATCGACGGGCATTGTGGCAAGCTTCCCGCCCAGTATTTAGAACCCATGTTTCGGGTACAGCGCTTAACAGATATCTCCATGGCGCAGATCATGATGCGCCATTCCCCCGCGATTCTGTTTGCCGGTAATGGCCATATTCGCAATGATTATGGAGTTCCCCAAGTTTTAAGATCTCTTGACCCCTCCAAAAAACGGGTGAGCGTTGGTTTTGTTGAAGAGGATCGACATAACCCTAAAGCACTAGCGGAGCTAGCCAAACTCTATGATTTTGTTTGGATTACCCCCAGCATCGAGCGCGCCGACCCCTGCGCTACCCTTCATTTTGGTAAATCCGAATCTTCCAAGTAG
- a CDS encoding alpha-hydroxy acid oxidase: MPIITNIEDLRVLHQKRTPKMFYDYADSGSWTESTYRANESDFQKIKLRQRVAVNMQNRTTKTTMVGQEVAMPVALAPTGLTGMQYPDGEILAAQAAEKFGVPFCLSTMSICSIEDVAERTTKPFWFQLYVMKDRGFIERLIERAKAAKCSALVLTLDLQILGQRHKDIKNGLSAPPKLTIPNIINMMTKPRWCMGMLQTPRRTFRNIVGHATGVGNMSSLSSWTAEQFDPGLNWGDVEWIKKHWDGKLIIKGILDPEDARAAVGSGADAIVVSNHGGRQLDGAMSSIQALPPIVDAVGKNIEVWMDGGIRSGQDVLKAWALGARGTMIGRSFLYGLGAMGGPGVTKCLEIIHKELDLTMAFTGHRDIHNVTSDILVPGTY; this comes from the coding sequence ATGCCAATTATTACCAATATTGAAGATCTGCGCGTTCTCCATCAAAAGCGTACCCCCAAGATGTTCTATGACTATGCAGATTCAGGCTCTTGGACTGAATCTACTTACCGAGCCAACGAGTCGGATTTTCAGAAGATTAAGTTACGCCAGCGGGTCGCCGTCAATATGCAAAATCGCACCACCAAGACGACCATGGTTGGCCAGGAGGTGGCGATGCCGGTTGCGCTGGCACCCACCGGCTTAACCGGAATGCAGTATCCCGATGGGGAGATTTTGGCTGCACAGGCTGCTGAAAAATTTGGCGTCCCCTTCTGCTTATCGACCATGAGCATTTGCTCCATCGAAGATGTGGCAGAGCGAACCACTAAACCATTTTGGTTCCAGCTCTACGTCATGAAAGATCGTGGTTTTATTGAACGTCTGATTGAACGGGCTAAGGCGGCTAAATGTTCAGCCCTTGTTCTCACCTTGGACTTACAAATCTTAGGTCAGCGTCACAAAGATATCAAAAATGGCTTGAGCGCGCCACCGAAACTCACCATTCCAAACATTATTAATATGATGACCAAACCACGTTGGTGCATGGGAATGCTGCAAACCCCGCGTCGTACCTTTAGAAACATTGTTGGGCATGCCACAGGCGTTGGGAATATGTCATCCCTGTCATCGTGGACTGCTGAACAATTTGATCCCGGCCTCAATTGGGGTGATGTCGAGTGGATTAAGAAACACTGGGACGGCAAACTAATTATCAAAGGTATCTTGGATCCAGAGGATGCGCGTGCGGCCGTTGGATCGGGTGCCGATGCGATTGTGGTCTCCAATCACGGCGGTCGACAACTCGATGGAGCAATGTCGAGCATTCAGGCACTGCCTCCAATTGTAGATGCGGTTGGCAAGAACATCGAGGTTTGGATGGATGGCGGTATTCGTTCCGGGCAGGATGTTCTTAAAGCATGGGCCTTGGGTGCGCGCGGCACGATGATTGGTCGCTCGTTCCTCTATGGTCTGGGAGCGATGGGTGGCCCGGGCGTAACTAAATGTTTAGAGATTATTCATAAGGAACTGGATCTCACGATGGCATTTACAGGCCACCGTGATATCCATAATGTCACCAGCGATATTTTGGTGCCGGGGACCTACTAA